One genomic region from Pseudomonadota bacterium encodes:
- the acnA gene encoding aconitate hydratase AcnA: MSSKATVQEQNVDSFGTRRTITSGTRTLTYWSLPALQSSGFDSVSRLPYSMRVLLENMLRTEDGRVVRKADIEAIARWSAAARQETEINYTPARVLMQDFTGVPAVVDLAVMRDAVARMGGDPARINPLQPADLVIDHSVQADFFGSKTAFEDNARLEFERNQERYEFLRWGQTAFDSFRVVPPDTGIVHQVNLEFLASVGFVNEATGTVYPDTVVGTDSHTTMINGLGVVGWGVGGIEAEAVMLGQPITMVIPQVVGFKLTGRLKPGATATDLVLTVTQMLRKKGVVGKFVEFHGDGISGLSVADRATIANMAPEYGATIGFFPVDDETLAFLRFTGRREEHVKLVEDYYKAQGLFHTADSPEPVFSDTLELDLSTVEVSLAGPKRPQDRVTLGNARQSFREALSGLVDLPGKSGADSDAIARWAAGGASTAPMAEALGPNAPVTVDGRTAEIGHGAVVITAITSCTNTSNPSVMIAAGLLAKKAVARGLTSKPWVKPTLSPGSKVVTEYLEAAGLLEPLEALRFHLAGYGCMTCIGNSGPLPEAVAKAVDDHKLVVCSVLSGNRNFEGRVNPHVKANYLASPPLVVAYALAGTMELNLETDPLGIGADGKPVMLSEIWPTNEEITEALRSLQPGMFSKTYADVFAGEALWQKIRTPEGNRFSWDADSTYVRPAPFFDDMPPEPAPLSDVLGARCLAVLGDSVTTDHISPAGNIAKNSPAAKYLTDHGVSPKDFNSYGARRGNHEVMMRGTFANIRLRNLMAPGTEGPITLHQPDGEQMFIYDASVKYAAENVPLVVLAGSEYGTGSSRDWAAKGPRLLGVKVVIAKSFERIHRSNLIGMGILPLQFEEGKDASTLGLTGAERFDIGGIAEGLTPGKKITVKATSADGSTKAFTTVARVDTLNEVDYYRHGGILHYVLRNLVRNT, translated from the coding sequence ATGAGTTCGAAAGCCACGGTACAAGAGCAGAACGTCGACTCGTTCGGCACCCGCCGCACCATCACGTCCGGCACCCGCACCCTCACCTACTGGTCGCTTCCCGCGCTGCAGAGCAGCGGTTTCGACAGCGTCAGCCGCCTGCCATACTCGATGCGCGTGCTGCTCGAGAACATGCTGCGCACCGAAGACGGTCGCGTGGTGCGCAAGGCCGACATCGAGGCCATCGCACGCTGGAGCGCCGCCGCCAGACAGGAGACCGAGATCAACTACACGCCGGCACGCGTGCTGATGCAAGACTTCACGGGCGTGCCCGCCGTGGTCGATCTGGCCGTGATGCGAGACGCCGTGGCCCGCATGGGTGGTGACCCGGCGCGCATCAATCCGCTGCAGCCTGCAGACCTGGTCATCGACCACAGCGTGCAGGCCGACTTCTTCGGCTCGAAGACCGCCTTCGAAGACAATGCCCGGCTCGAGTTCGAGCGCAACCAGGAGCGCTATGAGTTCCTGCGCTGGGGGCAGACCGCGTTCGACAGCTTCCGCGTGGTGCCCCCGGACACCGGGATCGTGCATCAGGTCAACCTGGAGTTCCTGGCCTCGGTGGGCTTCGTGAACGAGGCAACGGGAACCGTGTACCCGGACACGGTGGTAGGCACCGACTCGCACACCACCATGATCAACGGACTGGGCGTCGTGGGCTGGGGCGTGGGCGGCATCGAGGCCGAGGCCGTCATGCTCGGCCAGCCCATCACCATGGTCATCCCCCAGGTCGTGGGCTTCAAGCTCACGGGCCGGCTCAAGCCCGGCGCCACCGCCACCGATCTCGTTCTCACCGTCACCCAGATGCTGCGCAAGAAGGGCGTGGTGGGCAAGTTCGTCGAGTTCCACGGCGACGGCATCAGCGGTCTCTCGGTGGCCGACCGCGCCACCATCGCGAACATGGCACCCGAGTACGGCGCCACCATCGGCTTCTTCCCCGTCGACGACGAGACCCTGGCCTTCCTGCGGTTCACCGGACGACGCGAAGAGCACGTGAAGCTGGTCGAAGACTACTACAAGGCCCAGGGTCTGTTCCATACCGCAGACAGCCCCGAGCCCGTGTTCTCAGACACCCTCGAGCTCGACCTGTCAACCGTCGAGGTGTCGCTGGCTGGCCCCAAGCGACCGCAAGATCGGGTGACCCTGGGCAACGCCCGCCAATCGTTCCGCGAGGCGCTGTCCGGACTGGTCGACCTGCCGGGGAAGAGCGGCGCCGACAGCGATGCCATCGCACGCTGGGCGGCAGGCGGAGCATCGACCGCCCCCATGGCGGAGGCCCTGGGGCCCAACGCCCCTGTCACGGTCGACGGCAGAACGGCCGAGATCGGACATGGGGCCGTGGTCATCACCGCCATCACGAGCTGCACCAACACCTCGAACCCGTCGGTGATGATCGCCGCCGGCCTGCTCGCGAAGAAAGCCGTGGCCCGCGGTCTGACATCAAAGCCCTGGGTGAAGCCCACGCTCTCGCCCGGCTCGAAGGTGGTGACCGAGTACCTCGAGGCGGCTGGCCTGCTCGAGCCGCTCGAGGCGCTGCGCTTCCATCTCGCGGGCTACGGCTGCATGACGTGCATCGGCAACTCAGGACCGCTGCCCGAGGCAGTGGCCAAAGCCGTTGACGATCACAAGCTGGTGGTGTGCTCGGTGCTGAGCGGCAACCGCAACTTCGAGGGGCGCGTCAACCCCCATGTGAAGGCCAACTACCTCGCCTCGCCTCCGCTTGTGGTGGCCTACGCCCTGGCGGGCACCATGGAGCTGAACCTCGAGACCGACCCGCTGGGGATCGGGGCCGATGGAAAGCCCGTGATGCTCTCGGAGATCTGGCCCACGAACGAAGAGATCACCGAAGCGCTGCGCTCGCTGCAGCCTGGCATGTTCTCGAAGACCTATGCCGATGTGTTCGCCGGCGAAGCGCTGTGGCAGAAGATCCGCACCCCAGAGGGCAACCGCTTCTCGTGGGATGCCGACTCGACCTACGTGCGTCCGGCCCCCTTCTTCGACGACATGCCGCCGGAGCCGGCACCCCTCAGCGACGTGCTCGGCGCGCGCTGTCTGGCGGTTCTCGGCGACAGCGTCACCACCGACCACATCTCACCCGCCGGCAACATCGCCAAGAACAGCCCGGCCGCGAAGTACCTCACCGACCACGGTGTGTCCCCGAAAGACTTCAACTCCTACGGCGCCCGCCGCGGCAACCATGAGGTGATGATGCGAGGCACCTTCGCCAACATTCGTCTGCGCAACCTCATGGCGCCAGGCACCGAGGGACCGATCACCCTTCACCAGCCAGATGGCGAGCAGATGTTCATCTATGATGCCTCGGTGAAGTACGCGGCAGAGAATGTCCCCCTGGTGGTGCTGGCGGGCAGCGAGTACGGCACCGGATCTTCACGCGACTGGGCCGCCAAGGGGCCCCGTCTTCTGGGCGTGAAGGTGGTCATCGCGAAGAGCTTCGAGCGCATCCATCGCAGCAACCTCATCGGCATGGGCATCCTGCCCCTGCAGTTCGAGGAAGGCAAGGACGCCTCAACCCTCGGTCTCACGGGCGCCGAGCGCTTCGACATCGGCGGCATCGCCGAGGGGCTCACGCCGGGCAAGAAGATCACGGTGAAGGCCACGAGTGCCGATGGTTCGACGAAGGCGTTCACCACCGTCGCCCGGGTTGACACCCTCAACGAGGTCGACTACTACCGCCACGGCGGCATCTTGCACTACGTGCTGCGCAACCTCGTGCGCAACACCTGA
- the hydE gene encoding [FeFe] hydrogenase H-cluster radical SAM maturase HydE translates to MERAEILESLRARGQEQSELFAAARDVRRQAFGDQAFVRGVVELTSYCRKDCTYCAMRLSNRKLERFRASADDVMAAAEAIAEAGISTILLQGGEDVQSDKVLDAVIPRIKAELGLFIILNVGERRRERFEQFRALGADSYIMKFESSDPLLYEQATRSDLAVRLQNLRWLRELGFVVGTGNIVGLPGQTLESIADDLLTAAEMSSDFVSTSPFIPNGDTPWENQPSGCLETALNVIAVSRILRPNALVPAVSALEKVEAGGQLRGLQAGANVITINFTPDAQRSKYRIYSERRFTVSTEHAFRILREAGLAHQRRGPLTPPRSEELAV, encoded by the coding sequence ATGGAGCGAGCAGAGATTCTCGAGAGCCTGCGGGCGCGAGGGCAGGAGCAGAGCGAGCTCTTCGCGGCCGCGCGCGACGTGCGTCGACAGGCCTTTGGCGATCAGGCCTTTGTGCGTGGGGTCGTCGAGCTGACCAGCTACTGCCGCAAGGACTGCACCTACTGCGCCATGCGCCTGTCGAACCGCAAGCTCGAGCGCTTCCGTGCTTCTGCAGATGACGTGATGGCGGCGGCGGAGGCCATCGCCGAGGCCGGGATCAGCACCATCCTGCTGCAGGGCGGCGAAGACGTGCAGTCAGACAAGGTGCTCGACGCGGTCATTCCCCGCATCAAGGCCGAGCTCGGCCTGTTCATCATCCTCAATGTGGGCGAGCGCCGCAGAGAGCGCTTCGAGCAGTTCCGGGCGCTGGGGGCTGATTCGTACATCATGAAGTTCGAGAGCTCCGATCCGCTTCTCTACGAGCAGGCCACCCGCAGCGATCTCGCCGTTCGCCTGCAGAACCTGCGGTGGCTGCGCGAGCTGGGGTTTGTCGTGGGCACGGGCAACATCGTCGGGCTTCCCGGACAGACCCTCGAGAGCATTGCCGACGACCTGCTGACCGCGGCCGAGATGTCATCTGATTTTGTCAGCACGTCGCCGTTCATTCCCAACGGCGACACGCCCTGGGAGAACCAGCCCTCAGGGTGTCTCGAGACCGCGCTCAACGTCATCGCCGTGAGCCGCATCCTGCGTCCGAACGCACTCGTCCCTGCGGTCAGCGCGCTCGAGAAGGTCGAGGCGGGCGGTCAGCTGCGCGGGCTGCAGGCGGGGGCCAACGTCATCACCATCAACTTCACGCCGGACGCCCAGCGCTCGAAGTATCGCATCTACTCAGAGCGCCGCTTCACGGTATCGACCGAGCACGCGTTCCGGATCTTGCGTGAAGCGGGTCTTGCGCATCAGAGGCGCGGCCCGCTCACGCCGCCGAGGAGCGAAGAGCTTGCAGTATAG
- a CDS encoding coproporphyrinogen III oxidase family protein yields the protein MFDTLREQGLICQSGEFYPSVHYPPITMYKTSTDDALLASYQPPHNRLFSLYAHIPFCLKACAFCHYPVKFLSSDREMDGYVDTIIAELDLWRSRLGVERLATRSILIGGGTPTYLRPQLFRRFFEQLTGRLDLSRNTQFTVDVDPLTLIGDDGVERLSIMREFGVDRLTMGIQSLNDETLKRMNRHHDAAQALAGLHATHAAGFTNNIEFIFGYPGDTIEDWQAVIEQAVRLPVEEIQLYRLKMIPYGDRTAPISKNFKGLQARLPEVPEVITMKAVAHQILQDNGFNPNLTRVFSKEVRHYSHYAANQCCQLWDQIGIGQTAFSSLRDRFLLNTDDFKEYYASVRGGHLPANRGLVRTPEEQARWAVILPLKNMAVSKRTFTARTGMSLDSLFRPKIERLKAHGLLFENAHTLGLTPIGRFFADEICQQFESTRYIPFPREAYSDGPLNPYHDQDEPDSWGPPDSDGPQPAFDAGQPDLGVEAHAH from the coding sequence ATGTTCGACACCCTGCGCGAGCAGGGGCTCATCTGCCAGAGCGGCGAGTTCTACCCCTCGGTGCACTACCCGCCCATCACGATGTACAAGACGTCGACCGATGACGCGCTGCTCGCGTCGTATCAACCGCCTCACAACCGGCTCTTCTCGCTCTACGCGCACATCCCGTTCTGTCTCAAGGCCTGCGCGTTCTGTCACTACCCGGTCAAGTTCCTTTCCTCTGACCGCGAGATGGATGGGTATGTCGACACGATCATCGCGGAGCTCGATCTCTGGCGTTCGCGGTTGGGGGTCGAACGTCTCGCCACCCGTTCGATCTTGATCGGGGGCGGTACGCCCACATACCTGCGGCCCCAACTGTTCCGTCGGTTCTTCGAGCAGCTGACCGGGCGGCTCGACCTCTCGCGCAACACCCAGTTCACCGTCGATGTCGATCCGCTCACCTTGATCGGTGACGATGGCGTCGAACGACTCTCCATCATGCGCGAGTTCGGTGTCGACCGGCTCACCATGGGAATCCAGTCGCTCAACGATGAGACCCTGAAGCGCATGAACCGCCATCACGACGCAGCCCAGGCGCTCGCCGGCCTGCACGCGACGCACGCGGCGGGCTTCACCAACAACATCGAGTTCATCTTCGGCTATCCGGGAGACACCATCGAAGACTGGCAGGCGGTCATCGAGCAGGCGGTGCGGCTGCCGGTGGAAGAGATTCAGCTCTATCGCCTGAAGATGATTCCCTATGGCGATCGCACGGCCCCCATCTCGAAGAACTTCAAGGGCCTTCAGGCACGCCTCCCCGAAGTGCCTGAGGTCATCACGATGAAGGCGGTCGCGCATCAGATCTTGCAAGACAACGGGTTCAATCCGAACCTGACGCGGGTCTTCTCGAAAGAGGTGCGCCACTACTCCCACTATGCGGCCAACCAGTGCTGCCAGCTCTGGGATCAGATCGGCATCGGGCAGACGGCCTTCAGCAGCCTTCGTGATCGCTTCCTGCTCAACACCGATGACTTCAAGGAGTACTACGCGTCGGTCCGCGGCGGCCATCTGCCCGCAAACCGCGGGCTGGTGCGCACGCCAGAAGAGCAGGCCCGCTGGGCGGTCATCCTGCCGCTCAAGAACATGGCGGTGAGCAAGCGCACGTTCACGGCACGCACGGGAATGTCGCTCGACAGCCTCTTCCGCCCGAAGATCGAGCGTCTCAAGGCGCACGGCCTGCTGTTCGAGAACGCGCACACGCTGGGCCTCACGCCCATCGGGCGGTTCTTTGCCGACGAGATCTGCCAGCAGTTCGAGTCTACCCGGTACATCCCGTTTCCCCGCGAGGCCTACAGCGACGGGCCGCTCAACCCCTATCACGACCAGGACGAGCCGGACTCCTGGGGGCCTCCCGACAGCGATGGGCCACAGCCAGCGTTTGATGCCGGCCAACCGGACCTGGGCGTGGAAGCCCATGCACATTAG